The segment TGACATttcatcaaatattttataaactaaaactcATCTAGTGAGAATAATTAGATTTAGCTAACCAAACTTatctaatgaaaaaaataaaaagaacataTTACAAATTAGTAATCATAACGCGAAGCTAGTCATATCGACATCTAAACACAAGaaaaatcttattaaaatatttgttctACCAACGAACCTAGATTTCTCTGATcaaattcatatttttcttgtatcaaattgtttgaattcaaaaaaataaatgaaatatcttctttaattatatatttttatttatttcttaattattaACATACAATAACATCATctatttttcatattaaatataaaatactactTCCATCATGATTAGTAAGAATTGTGATGATATAGTTTTAATGTGTGTTTAGCTATTTTAATTTCagtttatattcttatatttattttcttaaaatttgaaattaaatttgaattagaaTCTTCTAGAGTTCAATTCTGCTACAGAAATCAAATGATATCATATGGATTTTATAAATACtttgaaaaagatttaaaaagtttaaataaatcatGTATCTTAAAATTGTAAACTGaatcaaaacttttaaatttcatCTACTTTAAGACTAATAGAATTGAtttcaaataacaaaaagaatTGATTTCAACTTACACAACCAATAACACCCTCTAAACCATTTACACTTTTCGAACTAATAAGCTCTATAAACCACATAATGTAAGTGTCACAGTAGTTATTATTGTGTAAATCTATGAAATAAGATCAATGTACACTCATTGTTCATCATTATATATTAGTCAAACCCCAAAGTTGTAGTGTTATTATGCAAATTATTTTAGACGGTGAATCTTTTTTAAGGACagttgaattttctttttacttgattatttttatttgtgattAATGATTATTGAatgtttgtttatattttaatttactagTTTTTATTCATGTATTTCCATGTTGCATGGAAGTAAATGTCAATaccaaattttagaaaaacataTGTTTTATCTATAggtttttcattatttttgttAGAAACTAATATGATACtcaatgaaaatttatttgcatcctatgaaataactaaaattctcctttatttttgtttttatttttttctctttgacaTTGTTTATCAAAAAGctaatttggttttggtttcatTATTTTCATTAGAAACTAATGTAATagttaaagaaaattatttgattgtctacaaaataactaattttctcctttttttgcttttttttttactttgacaTTGTTTACCAAATAACTAATTTGGTTCGGTAGTGCTAAACAAATTTGGTTTTGGTAGTGCTAAACCAATTGTTTTATCATAACAATGGTGTCTTGGTTACCAATCCATTCAACTTTCAATACTCCATCAAGAAATCATCAAACTCTACCTTTTATAATCTATTTTCCGGCCATCTACATAGAGaataaattagaaattaatctattaaaatattatgtgaTTTAGAATGTAATAATTTTGAATAGCAATAACAGAATCCAATccttaatatattaaaatgatttaGTTTAATTATCATAATTAATGTAATTGTTTGAAAACTCCAAATAAAAGTTTAgtatgctaattttgaaaattgctcctaattaaaaaattatatttaatcgATAATTCAGTTTAGTTTTCCACATAACTATATAACAAGTTTTTGAATCATGCATTCTAATTGCCCCCTTTGCAATTAGAAATTCTTTTTAAATAGAAATAGATGATAATGGCCAATAAGTATATTACTATAGATCTTTCCTAAATTACATACTCactttttatatacaaattcaaaaaaaaaaattaccatatTCAACCAAAAGTACCAATTCTTAAGAATAAccgaaaaaatcaaaaatcatatCTTATGTCTTTGGTTGTTCTCCAGAATATCTTGAGAATTGAACAAATGAGTTCATTTTAGTAACGGCTTCTAGTCCTGATCAATTACGATCTCTTTTCGTTGTTTACTCCTTCCATGCATCATTAGTCTCTGCATTCACATTATTACAATAGCTTTTTGTTTCTTGATCAGCTGATGATTACCTAACTGTAATGTTTCTTAGAACTGGATTTCGTCAGCTTTTACTGCATTTGTGGTTGACGAGAATCTTTGTTCTTTGTAATTTTACGAATCGAAGTCTATTTTCCCATCCAAAACTAGCAGAACAGCGTCGTATTGATGTTAGCCTAAAATGTTTCAAAAACATTGCAGCTTGGATCAAACACGCAACCTTCAGATCTTCAGTCTTAACTTGTTGTGTTAATCAAGTAGTATAATATAAAACCTAAGCTACTGAGAAGCTATTACCATAATGTTCAACAACCTATAGTCTCGCACAATTGCATATTATGTGAATTACAAAGAAACTTTTAATGATCGCCAAAAATCCATTACTTAttgtaaaacagaaaataattagtaaagTATACGGATGTGGAGAGTAAACAAAGGCCATTGATTCACTATCCAACAATGCTTCACCATGGCTCTGATAACCCCcaattaaatcttttttttgagCTAAATGGATTTATCAAAATCAAGGTACATTCTGTAAGCATCTCTATCTGCAGAGTAGTAGCTTTTCACCAGACAGTCTACTTGGAACCCATGTTTTTTGTACAGATTCACAGCAGCAATCCTGGTGGGGTCGACATGAAGTGAGACCCGCTGTATCTTTCTGCTTCTGCACTTTTCAATCGCTGCTCTTAGCAATGCTTCTCCATGTCCTTGTCTCCTGCAACTCTCCTTCACTGCATAATCCAACAAAATACACAAGAAAATACTCTTAAAATACattctttatgattttaatagCTCTTGATAAGAAGCATTccacatgtgtatatatatatatatattagtcattatgTATTAgtcaaaccccaaaccccaaagtTGTAGTGTTATTATGCAAATTATTTTAGACGACGAATCTTTTTTAAGGACagttgaattttctttttacttgatttatttttatttgtgattaatgattattgaatgtttttttattttttaatttactagTTTTTTATTCATGTATTTCCATGTTGCAGGAAAGTAAATGTCAATaccaaattttagaaaatgtatGTTTCATATATAggtttttcattattttagttagaaactaatatgATACtcaatgaaaatttatttgcaTGCCTATGAAATAACTAAAATTCtcctttatttttgtttttatttttattttctctttgaaattgtttatcaAAAAGctaatttggttttggtttcatTATTTTCATTAGAAACTAATGTAATAGTTaatgaaaattatttgattgtctacaaaaataactaaatttctcctttatttttgctttttattACTTTGACATTGTTTACCAAATAACTAATTTGGTTTTGGTAGTGCTAAACCAATTGTTTTATCATAACAGTGGTGTATTTGGTTACCAATCCATTCAACTTTCAATACTCCATCAAGAAATCATCAAACTCTACATTTTATAATCTATTTTCCGGCCATCTACATAGAGaataaattagaaattaatctattataatattatgtgATTTGGAATGTCATAATTTTGGATAGCAATAACAGAATCCAATccttaatatattaaaatgatttaGTTTAATTATCACAATTAATGTAATTGTTTGAAAATTCCAATTAAAAGTTTAgtatgctaattttgaaaatttctcctaattaaaaaattatatgtaatcaATAATTCAGTTTAGTTTTCCACATAACTATATAACAAGTTCTTTAATCATGCATTCTAATTCTCCTTTGCTATTagaatttcttttaaaataaaaatggatgATAATGGCCAATAAGTATATTCCTATAGAgaagatattttaatattttgtagatACAAATGTTCGGTAAGAGATCAAATAtgattcaaaaatttaaaccgTTATTACTATATTGGTATGGATGATTTAATAATGAAACCAAAACTCCACAAGTAATTGCTATTTAAGGAATTACCTttgtgaaatgaaaaaaaagtaaattatatatttttatcattctcTATCACCTACCTACAGTACTTTAATGTAAACATCGTCGTCTAATAGTTAAGACTCACTCTACACGTcgtctccccccccccccccttctGACTTTCTAACAAATTTCGAAACATATCTAAGTTTTTTCCTTAAGTTGTAAAGCTTATTATTTATCTGGATATCACTAGCTTTACAATCTGGCatctttttttctcaaatatCTACAAAATGATGCTTTATCAATACAAGCATCTTTTTGTACTCTTTAGAAAATCCAAGAATTCCTTTATATATAGATTCCTCCTCTTCTTGGGTGAAAACACGAGTATAATCAGGCTTCTGCTGTTTTTTCCTCTTACCCTTGTTAAAATCCATTTTCTAACCTTTCAAATTCAAAGGAAACAGATTAGTAACAAACCAAATTCAAAActaagagaaaaatataaatttaataaatagcTATGAACAAGCCCTGTTGTGGAAAAATCAAACATCCTAACtacacaaaaaaaagtttaattttttaaccaCTCTGAAAATGAGAAAGAAATTGGACTGACTaagtgaaaataaaatcaagaatGCACAATTGCACCGACCAAGGAGTAATCTTAAAAACAGAAAACTGgaaattaattaattcaaaaaagAACCAATACACAGTTtaagacaaagagagaaagagaaagaaaccgCAGAAACAAAGCAAATATTAGAGtatccatatttaaaaaaaaaatcttgtgaAAGTTTTAATTTCAAAGGATAGCAACAACTTACAATTCCTCAAGGTTTACTAGTCTAGCTAGAGTGATAGGCAAGCTTCCTGTAAATCGATTTGATTCAAGATGCCTGCAAAACCAGTTTCAGAGCACGAAGGAGTTTTAACTGTGAACAAACCTGTATATATAACCCTAACttaagggaaaaaaaaagagtgcaTACTCCATTCAAATAGGCAAAGCCTCCGAGCTTAATCTCAAACTAGTAGTATATATGATGAGTTTCTTAAATCAAAACACCATCCAGAAAAGAGTGCATACTCCATTCAAATAGGCAATCTaaacaaattgtttttatcataATGTTCGTTTCGTTGTTTACCAAATAGCTAATTTGGTTTTGGTGGTGCTACACCAATTGTTTTTATCATAATGTTCGTTTCGTTTGTTGAGAATGCTTGTGTCTTTGGTTACCACTCCATTCAACTTTCAATACTCCATCAAGAATAATCATCAAACTCTACATTTTCTAATCTATTTGTTTTGGTAATCCACATAGAAAATAAAGTAGAAATTAATCTATTAAGATATAATATGATTTGGAATGTAAAAATTTGGAATAGCAATAACAGAATCCAGTccttaatatattaaaattatttagtttaattatcGTAATTTATGTAATTGTTTGGAAATTCCAGTTAAGAGTTTAGTATGCTACTTTTTAAAATTGCTCCTAGataaaaagtgtatttaatCGATAATTCAGTTTAGTTCTCCACATAACTATATAACAAGTTCTTGAATCATGCATTCTAATTGCCCCCTTTGCTATTTgaaattctttttaaataaaatttgatgatAATGGCCAATAAGTATGTTCCTATAGATCTTCCTAAATTACATACTCGctttttatatacaaattcaaaaaattaccATATTCAACCAAAACCAATTCTTGAGAATAACCGAAAACAATCAAAAATCATATCTTATGTCTTTGATTGTTCTCCGGAATATCTTAGAAATTGAACAAGTGAATTCCTTTTAGTAACGGCTTCTAGTCCTGATAATTTATGATCTCTTTTTGTTGTTTACTCCTTCCCTGCATCATTAGTCTCTGCATTCACATTATTACAATAGCTTTTGTTTCTTGATCAGCTGATGATGACGACCTAACTGTAATGTTTCTTGGAAATCACCGGATTTCGTCAGCTTTTACTACATTTGTGGTTGACGAGAATCTTTGTTCTTTGTAGTTTGAGGAATCAGAGTCCATTTTCCCGTCCAAAACTAACACAACAGCGTCGTATTGATGTTAGCCTAAAATGTTTCAAAAACATTGCGGTGAGCGTGGATCAAACATGCAACCTTCAGTGTGTTAATcaaatagtataatataaaaCCTAAGCTACTGAGAAGTTATTTTCATAATGTTCAACAACCTATAGTCTCGCACAATGCCCATATCATGTGAATTACAAGAAACTTTTAGTGATCGCCAAAAGTCTATTATGTAttgtaaaacagaaaataattagtaaagTATACTGATGTGGAGAGTAATTAATGAGTGTGTACAAGGCTATTGATTCACTATCCAACAATGCTTCACCATGGCCTTGATAACCCccaataaatctttttttttgagctaAATGGATTCATCAAAATCAAGGTACATTCTGTAAGCATCTCTATCTGCAGAGTAGTAGCTTTTCACCAGACAGTCTACTTGGAACCCATGTTTTTTGTACAGATTCACAGCAGCAATCCTGGTGGGGTCGACATGAAGTGAGACCCGCTGTATCTTTCTGCTTCTGCACTTTTCAATCGCTGCTCTTAGCAATGCTTCTCCATGTCCTTTTCTCCTGCAACTCTCCTTCACTGCATAATCCAACAAAATACACAAGAAAATACTCTTAAAATACattctttatgattttaatagCTCTTGATAAGAAGCATTccacatgtgtatatatatatatatatatatatctaccagttaatttatcaaacagtttaaaatatatgtcaCTAGAATTTTGGCAAGTTAAAAACTACTTGTTCTTTTCACGAGTTTGTCATCACTTTGTAATTTCATCGAACAGTTGGTAGACATGTGCTTATACCTGCGAGCTTGGTGATGGAAGCGGAGAGAGAAGACGGCCAAGAGTACATGACATAGCCCAAAGTTTCTCCGTCGGCTTCCACGTATAGCAACCCGGCGTTTCTCTTGCGGAGCTCACCGTCGAATGTTTGAGCGAGAGATTCGTGTTTAGGGAATGTTTTCTTCTCCAGCTTCACGATCTCTTCCACCACTTTAGACCAATTAGCAGATCCTCTGGTTAGTTCTACCGGAACTCCTTTCTCCATTGTAGAAAGATTCGATCTTTCGGTATTGAACGATGTTTGATCCTCTCGTATACAGTGGACGCATGAAGGTGATGATTGTATTTTGTTTTGCGACGGAGACGACTTTGACTTTAGAAACTATTCAAAATTGTGAAATCACCCaccaaatttaatttaataacattttagtCGTCATTGGAACATGACTATCCCTTTATtctaggggtgggcattttacccgatacccgaacccgaccgaaaaaacccgaaccgaaaccgaaccgaagtagcaaaatacccgaacgggtattgaattaggagagattggatatccgaacccgaacgggtaatacccgaacccgaatggatatccgaagataaccgaatatatgtatacttaagtctatattcctagtttacttctttaattttattcaaaatatttatttttattatgcacatagttcaaaattagataatttacatataattggAAAAAGGTGAAATTTttactcatttaaaatgcatgtaaagatttttatttcattcattaacaaaaattacatccaaaatttaaaaatagtaatcaatttatatattttatttgtaaaatgttatcttcaaatttattaatcattcgattgtcagaaaataaaaaaatcagttaagtgaaatttatattttttaaatacaaaaaaaacttgagaaatgaaaattttaatatttttttccaaaatctaaatatccgaaaatcCGACCccaaatacccgaacccgaactaaaaatatccgaacccgacccgaaataaagaaatacccgaacggatattacactcctataccgaaatacccgaaaattcgaaatacccgatccgaacccgaacgggtacccgaacgcccacccctacttTATTCATATAATTAGAGAAGCAATTACAAATCAGAAAACAATTATCTAAACAAATGTGGACTGACAATAGATTGTGGTAATGATCTTTAATTATGGAAACTGTTTACAAAACAAAGCAGTTATGTAGTAAACATAGAAGAAGGAATGCCATAGATGAATTATCAACACAAGTCAAACTCCGACCCTAGAAGCAACCAACAAAGACACAAATGTAACTGTGACAAATGCTAAGGCTTTTATGTGCTTAGCTTCAACTCTCAAAACAAGATCATCCGGATGTTCTGGCCAGATAAGATAAATTGTtttgtcaaaacaaaaaaacagtaGAACGGTGTTGCTCAATATACAAACCGTGAACACTGCTGTTTTGACAAAACCTGTGATGCTTAAATCTGGAGCAGACCTGATGTAAAGCTTTGTACATGTGTAATATATAACAATTGTCAAAGTAGCTACAATTGTTGCAGTCCACTTGAGAGTTTTTATACCACCCACCAAGGCCATATCTAAGTTTGATTAAATATCTGTAAGAAATCAAGAGACATGATGATAAGATTTGATAAAGCACATGTTTCTAGAAACCCCGAGTCAAAAGTTAGATCATAAACGTTGACAAATACAAAAGATGATGCTGATGATTACCTCAGACGTGTTGAAATTTAGTAGATGAAAGAGGAAAGGAGATGATGATGCTCAAGTTTTGGGATTTTCCAAGCAAATGATTTgatcaaataagaaaaaaaaagtctgaATGTGCGTACCAATCACCAGAGATGCTTTAGCTTGTCAAGCAAGGATATTAAATAATAGGGATTAGTTCGTTGACTCGATCAAGCAATGTTAAGTTAATGGACTTTTGTATTTTAGCTGATACATTTGATATATTGCTTGAAGACTTGAGTATCTTAATTGAGAAATACGCGCAGCAAGcaatttgatttgtttttgttttttgcgACGGAGACGACTTTGCCTTCAGAAACTATTCGAAATTATGAAATGACCCACCAAATTTAAGTTGATGACAATTTGGTCCTCAATCGAACATGGCTATCCCTTTATTCATTGGAGTACATATGCTCTAGTGCTAGATCAAAGTGTTACTTACATGCAAGATTAGTTAGAGAAACAATTCCAAACCGGAAACAATTACCTAGACAAAATGTGGATTGGCAATAGATTATGTGAATGTGTGTAATCATGGAAACTGTTTACAAAACCAATCACTTATGTGCTAAACATAGAAGAAGTAATGCCATATACGAAGGATCACCACAAGACAAACTCCGACCATAAAAGCAACCAACATAGAGCCAAAACTAATTGTGACAAGTGCTACAGCTTGTAGGGAAGGTTCGAGTCTGAAACAAAGATCACTCGGATGGTCTGGCCAGATAAGTTCAGCAGTAGCTTCAGCAGAAGCAATCATTGGAACGGTGTTGCACAACATACAAACCGTGAACACTGCTGTTTTGACAAAACCAGTGATGCTTAAATCTGGAGCAGAACTAATGTAAAGCTTTGTACATGtgaaatatataacaaatgtTAAAGTTACCACAATTGTTACAGTCCACCTGAGAGTTTTGATACCATCCTTTGAAGTTTCTGTGTTTTGTCTGTTAAAACTTCTGTAACTTTCTAAACTTCTGTGTGGTGGTGAAGCACTCAAAAGAATTGGTTGTGAACCATTTGGTGAAACAGCAGATCCCAAGGCCATATCCAAGTAAGATTTGATCTCTGTAAGAAATCAAGAGACATGATGATAAGATTTGACAAAGGACATGTTTCTATAAACCAGATTCAGAAATTAGATCATAGACGTTGACAAATACTACCATAAGCTTTTAAACATGATAATAAATAAACTCCCAAAGACTACCTTAAACGTTTTGGATTTGTTGATGAGAGAGGAAGAACGAGTTGATcctgaagttttgagatttgtCAAGAAAATTGGGGTAGCAACCACCATACTATTTGATCCCAACAAGAAAATGACTTCGCTTGCCAAGCAAGGAAATTAAATAATAGGATTAGTTTGTTGACCGACTCCGGCAATAAATCAAATAGACAAGTCATCATCATAAACTCGTTTCTGAGAAAACAACATTATAGTTATTATCATCATTATACATGTCTAGATGATGAACAGTGAAGAGTATACGTTAAGTCCAAATACATATAGagaaataaaagagagagagatccaCATCACATGCTTCACTGCAAGAATTTATCAAAGCTTGTTGCTAATGTGGTTTTAGACACTGCGCCGATGATCGTATCCTTCTTCTCGCCCTTAACGAAGATCATGATGGTTGGGATGCTTCTAACACCGTACTTTCCCGGGGTTGCAGGAGACTCGTCCGTGTTTAGTTTGAAGAACTTCATCTTCCCTGTGTACTGCTGTGCTAGTTCACTGACAATAGGGTCGATCATTTTGCAGGGTCCACACCATGGTGCCCAAAAGTCCACAACAACAGGCTCATCAGCCTTGAGTACAAGAGACTCCCATGTTGAATCGTTCACCAATGGAACTGCAAAAAGAGAATAGTAAAAACCAACATCAAATGGTTATTATGGGTTCATATCTAACTTCGAATGAAGGGAGAAGGAAACAATGTTTGCATAATGCTCAAGAACGAGCACACAAGTGGTTTTGCTTTCCATATAGTTCCCATTTTCTATCTAAACCAAAC is part of the Raphanus sativus cultivar WK10039 chromosome 5, ASM80110v3, whole genome shotgun sequence genome and harbors:
- the LOC108862261 gene encoding uncharacterized protein LOC108862261 isoform X2, producing the protein MEKGVPVELTRGSANWSKVVEEIVKLEKKTFPKHESLAQTFDGELRKRNAGLLYVEADGETLGYVMYSWPSSLSASITKLAVKESCRRKGHGEALLRAAIEKCRSRKIQRVSLHVDPTRIAAVNLYKKHGFQVDCLVKSYYSADRDAYRMYLDFDESI
- the LOC108862261 gene encoding uncharacterized protein LOC108862261 isoform X1, which encodes MEKGVPVELTRGSANWSKVVEEIVKLEKKTFPKHESLAQTFDGELRKRNAGLLYVEADGETLGYVMYSWPSSLSASITKLAVKESCRRQGHGEALLRAAIEKCRSRKIQRVSLHVDPTRIAAVNLYKKHGFQVDCLVKSYYSADRDAYRMYLDFDKSI
- the LOC108862264 gene encoding thioredoxin M-type, chloroplastic, whose amino-acid sequence is MAALTCTSCPPIHLRSEMRIASSKKVSLSTRHMFSVLPESGGLRTRVSLSSVSSKNSKLRQRGGVIICEAQEATTGIPLVNDSTWESLVLKADEPVVVDFWAPWCGPCKMIDPIVSELAQQYTGKMKFFKLNTDESPATPGKYGVRSIPTIMIFVKGEKKDTIIGAVSKTTLATSFDKFLQ